In the Candidatus Cloacimonas acidaminovorans str. Evry genome, one interval contains:
- a CDS encoding ATP-binding protein encodes MKQGKLVPIHNVRKADECIDFLLKRPRLEMVGLGMLYGRPGLGKTTYASRAAYARGYVYIRLEATTTPKTFAKELLQNLYRSLGRGDYLPVGTTNNIYKQCIQLLLDNEDTVIIIDEIDYAFRYPQLLGSVRDLVDETLAVVILVGMQNAMDRLNQINAYYFDRCNYFYEFEAVSKDDIRMLGTELMNIPCPESLVNYIHFNAAGNLRKAIKIMHMLEVRSKINPIPAMNHI; translated from the coding sequence ATGAAGCAAGGTAAACTTGTCCCGATCCACAATGTCCGGAAAGCCGATGAGTGCATTGACTTCCTGCTTAAGCGTCCCCGACTGGAGATGGTGGGACTGGGCATGCTGTATGGCAGACCCGGCCTCGGCAAGACCACCTATGCCAGCCGTGCTGCCTATGCCCGAGGATATGTGTATATCAGACTGGAAGCTACAACCACTCCCAAGACCTTCGCCAAGGAACTGCTCCAGAACCTGTACAGAAGCCTGGGGAGGGGTGATTATCTCCCCGTGGGTACTACCAACAACATCTACAAGCAATGTATCCAACTGCTCCTCGATAATGAGGATACCGTCATCATCATTGATGAGATCGACTACGCCTTCCGCTATCCTCAGTTACTCGGATCGGTCAGAGATCTGGTGGATGAGACATTAGCAGTGGTGATCCTGGTAGGCATGCAGAACGCCATGGATAGGCTTAACCAGATTAATGCTTACTACTTTGACCGCTGTAACTACTTCTACGAGTTCGAAGCGGTAAGCAAGGATGATATTAGAATGTTGGGCACCGAACTGATGAATATTCCCTGCCCGGAGTCCCTGGTCAATTACATCCACTTCAACGCAGCCGGGAACCTTAGGAAAGCCATCAAGATCATGCACATGCTTGAAGTCAGAAGTAAAATCAATCCCATCCCAGCCATGAACCATATTTAG
- a CDS encoding DUF3164 family protein, with the protein MDTPKTPRAKKPIPTRVDANGQSIPVSIIRPEILKQDAIVTKTINRAIKLHDRIVADKNQFFEDVELYLQQVAEKNGLDWKGNAVLNSFDGKYRVEIRFKERIQFGIELQLAKQKIDECIKAWSADSNVNLRAIISEAFQVDKKGEIAKYRILRLRRYNIKDQTWKEAMELIDQAIQVVATKQYINFYERDESGKFCQIILNFPSL; encoded by the coding sequence ATGGACACCCCCAAAACCCCCAGGGCTAAGAAGCCCATTCCCACCAGAGTTGACGCTAACGGACAGAGCATCCCGGTCTCAATCATCAGGCCGGAGATCCTCAAGCAGGATGCCATCGTAACCAAGACCATTAACCGGGCGATCAAGCTGCATGACCGCATAGTAGCAGATAAGAACCAGTTCTTTGAAGATGTGGAGCTCTATCTCCAGCAGGTAGCCGAAAAGAACGGACTGGATTGGAAGGGCAATGCCGTCCTCAACAGCTTTGACGGCAAATATAGAGTTGAGATCAGATTCAAGGAACGCATCCAGTTCGGCATCGAACTCCAACTTGCCAAGCAGAAGATCGATGAGTGCATCAAAGCCTGGTCAGCCGACTCCAATGTCAACCTCCGAGCCATCATCAGCGAGGCATTTCAGGTCGATAAGAAAGGTGAAATCGCCAAATACCGTATCCTGCGCCTGCGCCGCTACAACATCAAGGATCAAACCTGGAAGGAAGCTATGGAGCTGATCGACCAGGCCATCCAGGTAGTTGCTACCAAGCAGTACATCAACTTCTATGAACGTGACGAATCAGGCAAGTTCTGCCAGATTATCCTTAACTTCCCTTCTCTGTAA
- a CDS encoding Mu transposase C-terminal domain-containing protein translates to MSIYDEIDPLTYAELYQSIYPDWKGKQDLLNQIGKDQEIKPKSELVPVPAVTATDSNILDDSIVLEDEPSAPNDPEDEFIDFTPQERVPVKCDNEAKLMGYFCTTVLERLQHSESKGREWELLTKEYNNGSLAPELYALKGKRTERALRIWLERYEQSKQDMYALLHGNRYQKRQRKITELEGKVLLAILLHPNRISIGSALKFLKAKAESGLIDSPSSVPTLRRWVEEWRDDNLAMWEQARRGSKFVAEHIIKTIHRDSRLLSVGEVWVADGHTLAFDILNPKTGKAQRMTMIMVFDWASRYPVGATLAFTEDSQHIQAAFRNGFLNWGALPQYVYLDNGKAFKSKLFHEQWEGHDLAKELGGIFPKLGIRAQFAESYNAKAKIIERFFRTFQEQFERFISSFRGANIADKPATLMRNEKWIKKLYTCEPPTTEEAMQMIGYYIRYVYGITPHRGLDNRKPWEVFNSAPKPQDRLVNPSQLNFMMLSVERKAIRNEGIVLNKLKYWHPALVDHIGKPVVIRYDLADARWVLVYDEADVFICQASLRQAQHPFIQADMQNSKSHKEYRQEYAQIKKLQQLTEQRTQSFVRSNQESVDKLLKSYMNEIPADNNPTFLQAPMIEAPAPGPEEEIARLEQIVIEQEKAIAASQPEQTNTNQNQAVIEGSSEFDPFDNEEFKKMLKTIGIK, encoded by the coding sequence ATGAGCATCTATGATGAAATCGATCCCCTGACCTACGCGGAGCTCTATCAGAGCATCTATCCTGATTGGAAGGGTAAGCAGGATTTGCTCAACCAGATTGGGAAAGACCAGGAGATCAAACCAAAATCGGAACTAGTGCCAGTTCCGGCTGTCACAGCGACTGATAGCAACATACTTGACGACAGTATCGTTCTGGAAGATGAGCCAAGCGCTCCCAATGATCCTGAGGATGAGTTCATCGACTTTACTCCTCAAGAGCGGGTACCAGTCAAATGCGATAACGAAGCCAAGCTGATGGGCTACTTCTGCACCACGGTGCTGGAGCGGCTCCAGCATAGCGAGTCCAAAGGACGGGAGTGGGAACTGCTCACTAAGGAATACAATAACGGTAGCCTGGCTCCGGAACTCTATGCTTTGAAAGGAAAGCGAACTGAACGGGCCTTACGCATCTGGCTGGAACGATATGAACAGAGCAAGCAGGATATGTATGCCCTCCTGCATGGCAACCGCTATCAGAAACGGCAACGTAAGATCACCGAACTGGAAGGCAAGGTGCTGCTGGCGATCCTGCTGCATCCCAACCGGATCAGCATCGGCAGTGCTCTCAAGTTCCTAAAAGCCAAAGCCGAGTCCGGACTGATCGACTCACCCAGTTCGGTACCAACGCTTAGACGCTGGGTCGAAGAGTGGCGGGATGACAACCTGGCAATGTGGGAGCAAGCCAGGCGGGGCAGCAAGTTCGTAGCTGAGCACATCATTAAGACCATCCACCGGGACAGCAGACTGCTGAGTGTGGGCGAAGTCTGGGTAGCCGATGGACATACCCTGGCCTTCGATATCCTCAATCCCAAGACTGGGAAAGCACAACGCATGACTATGATCATGGTCTTCGACTGGGCATCCCGATATCCAGTGGGTGCCACTCTCGCCTTCACCGAGGACAGCCAGCACATCCAAGCTGCCTTCCGCAATGGCTTCCTCAACTGGGGAGCCCTGCCTCAGTATGTCTATCTTGATAATGGCAAGGCCTTCAAGAGCAAGCTGTTCCACGAGCAGTGGGAAGGGCATGACCTGGCCAAGGAATTAGGTGGCATCTTCCCCAAGTTAGGAATCAGAGCTCAGTTCGCCGAAAGCTACAATGCCAAAGCCAAGATCATCGAGCGGTTTTTCCGGACCTTCCAGGAGCAGTTTGAACGCTTCATCAGCAGCTTCCGGGGAGCCAATATAGCCGATAAACCTGCCACTCTGATGCGTAACGAGAAGTGGATCAAGAAGCTATATACCTGCGAGCCACCCACTACTGAAGAAGCGATGCAGATGATCGGCTACTATATCAGATATGTATATGGTATCACCCCTCACCGGGGATTGGATAACCGCAAACCCTGGGAGGTGTTCAACTCGGCTCCCAAGCCGCAGGATAGGCTGGTCAATCCCTCTCAGCTCAACTTTATGATGTTGAGTGTAGAACGTAAAGCCATCCGCAACGAGGGCATCGTGCTGAACAAACTGAAGTATTGGCATCCTGCCCTAGTGGATCACATAGGTAAGCCGGTGGTGATCAGATACGATCTGGCTGATGCGAGATGGGTACTGGTCTATGACGAGGCGGATGTCTTTATCTGCCAGGCTTCTCTGCGCCAGGCTCAGCATCCGTTCATCCAGGCCGATATGCAGAACAGCAAATCGCATAAGGAATATCGCCAGGAATATGCCCAGATCAAGAAGCTGCAGCAGCTGACCGAACAGCGGACCCAGAGCTTTGTGCGCAGTAATCAGGAATCGGTAGATAAGCTGCTCAAGAGCTATATGAACGAGATCCCCGCTGATAACAATCCTACCTTCCTTCAAGCACCTATGATCGAAGCTCCCGCCCCGGGTCCAGAAGAGGAGATTGCCAGGCTGGAACAGATAGTAATCGAACAAGAGAAAGCAATAGCTGCCAGTCAACCTGAACAGACCAACACCAATCAAAATCAAGCTGTTATCGAAGGATCAAGCGAGTTCGATCCCTTCGACAATGAGGAGTTCAAGAAAATGCTTAAAACGATCGGAATCAAATAA
- a CDS encoding MerR family transcriptional regulator, producing the protein MSNSREFRIKRDNCKEAYLNGKTEPTELAVIFGVSDITVRKWIKSGKWDELFKEENQLDHEIAIARKKALIQALREYAKNPADTAIQSLVSMMKQDQKDRQPSKELNDYIVRFLDQVTDFMIEKGYETLLKQFQGIVLDLAEYLRVRNG; encoded by the coding sequence ATGAGTAATAGCCGTGAGTTCCGCATCAAGCGGGACAACTGCAAAGAAGCCTATCTGAACGGTAAGACCGAACCCACTGAGCTGGCGGTGATCTTCGGAGTCTCCGATATCACCGTCCGCAAGTGGATCAAGAGCGGTAAGTGGGACGAGCTCTTTAAAGAAGAGAACCAACTCGACCACGAGATCGCCATCGCCCGCAAGAAGGCACTCATTCAAGCGCTCCGGGAGTATGCCAAGAATCCTGCCGACACAGCCATCCAAAGCCTGGTGAGCATGATGAAGCAGGATCAGAAGGATCGGCAGCCATCCAAGGAGTTGAACGACTATATCGTACGCTTCCTGGATCAGGTTACCGACTTCATGATTGAGAAAGGATACGAGACCCTGCTTAAGCAGTTCCAGGGCATAGTCCTTGATCTTGCAGAATACTTAAGAGTTAGAAATGGATAA
- a CDS encoding helix-turn-helix domain-containing protein encodes MAPMNTKTAEVLETMSIFNDERNYRPDEIADILRVDRSSVYRWIRDILDPLPAFRTKDNGQLRCAGKDLNDYLTKHKVRPEYE; translated from the coding sequence ATGGCACCTATGAATACCAAAACTGCAGAGGTTTTAGAGACAATGAGTATCTTCAACGATGAACGCAACTACCGTCCCGATGAGATAGCCGATATCCTCCGGGTTGACCGTTCCAGCGTATATCGCTGGATCAGGGATATCCTCGATCCTCTGCCTGCCTTTAGAACCAAAGATAACGGACAGCTGCGCTGTGCCGGAAAAGACTTGAACGACTACCTGACAAAGCACAAGGTACGCCCTGAGTATGAGTAA